A genomic segment from Halomicroarcula saliterrae encodes:
- a CDS encoding DUF5790 family protein, which yields MSQTSLDDDELFGEAATEMRSDVEASLAEARGALPDGDAVWDVEADNTLGVLNALKTALDVGDAEDHLRDAKKWYTMGERADAFEDADDLAEDIASVEALIEDVEDAREQVGGLTSTIPQLRSTLEEFEDDAADAEADADAEEAEA from the coding sequence ATGAGTCAGACCAGTCTGGACGACGACGAGCTGTTCGGCGAGGCCGCAACCGAGATGCGAAGCGACGTCGAGGCGTCGCTGGCCGAGGCCCGCGGGGCGCTCCCCGACGGCGACGCCGTGTGGGACGTCGAGGCCGACAACACGCTCGGCGTGCTCAACGCGCTCAAGACAGCACTCGACGTGGGCGACGCCGAGGACCACCTGCGTGACGCCAAGAAGTGGTACACGATGGGCGAGCGGGCCGACGCCTTCGAGGACGCCGACGACCTCGCCGAAGACATAGCGAGCGTCGAGGCCCTCATCGAAGACGTCGAAGACGCCCGCGAGCAGGTCGGTGGCCTCACGTCGACGATTCCACAGCTCCGAAGCACCCTAGAGGAGTTCGAGGACGATGCGGCGGACGCCGAGGCGGACGCGGACGCCGAAGAGGCCGAGGCCTGA
- a CDS encoding cbb3-type cytochrome c oxidase subunit I produces the protein MSEAHEGGLPPKSSVRRWFLTTDHKDIGVLYLLTALFFLVFGGLLALLFRLELLTPGADLLGPLGYNQAVSTHGLLMVFWFISPFAFGFANYLVPLQIGADDLAFPRLNALSYWLYLFSGVLMGVSFFQGSTFAGGWTMYAPLNTPAYIPGEGLGATSVVLALVMFSTAITLGSVNFLTTMYRMRAEGLRMRDLPLFSLSINLTVWMMLFAFAALLAALVILASDHIIGTTYFQYANDGSTMATDADNPGASLLWAHLFWFFGHPEVYIVFFPALGVMAECFQTFTGRRLVGRKWFVVAMVLVAVQSFAVWMHHMFLTGINLPIKTVFMATTIGISLPFDLMVFSLVYTMAKGRVRFTTPFLFSLGALVLFIVGGITGVFLGAIVLDYQFRGTYWVVAHFHYVMVAGVTALVGGLYYWYPKITGRMYDETLGKLHFAVYFVGFNLLYFPMFVAWETPRRVFEYPSGLQPYHTMATVGGFVLGASFLVMFYNLFASLWRGAEAGENPWAYARTAEWAVASPPPLENFPGVPSYADGSLSFLSEAAVVERTRGPEGVAADGSGAASEQRSGGGETSGAGRGSSGRRPDGGTASVTRTRATGTPSAHEATGGAHASHASFWPVLVGLAGFVTFLGLSGVRTGSVVYVSLAAAGGLATVGSLLGLTREPFHAPEMAIAERWPFARVEKPKLGLWFFLASDIVLFGAFVGSYAFVRVAYGWEAWHELVPAAHVTTPGLINTYLLLTSSFLVVLAMVAAERESRRGTVAALAGTVALGLAFLGNKALEWTHLFHLTSGQFPDGWTLSTNIASSTFYLTTGLHGAHVVVGLLICSYMTVRAWNGAYQGDDSAIEYFGLYWHFVDIVWLFLFPLFYIL, from the coding sequence ATGAGCGAGGCTCACGAGGGCGGTCTGCCGCCCAAATCCAGCGTCCGCCGGTGGTTCCTCACGACCGACCACAAGGATATCGGCGTCCTCTATCTCCTCACCGCGCTGTTCTTCCTCGTCTTCGGCGGCCTACTGGCCCTGCTCTTTCGCCTCGAACTGCTCACCCCCGGCGCCGACCTGCTCGGGCCGCTGGGGTACAACCAGGCCGTCTCCACGCACGGGCTGTTGATGGTGTTCTGGTTCATCTCGCCGTTTGCCTTCGGCTTTGCCAACTATCTGGTCCCGCTCCAGATCGGCGCCGACGACCTCGCTTTCCCGCGACTGAACGCCCTCTCGTACTGGCTCTACCTCTTTTCGGGTGTCCTGATGGGCGTCTCTTTCTTCCAGGGGTCGACCTTCGCCGGCGGGTGGACGATGTACGCGCCGCTGAACACGCCGGCCTACATCCCCGGCGAGGGGCTGGGCGCGACCTCGGTCGTGCTGGCGCTCGTCATGTTCTCGACCGCTATCACGCTGGGGTCGGTGAACTTCCTGACGACGATGTATCGGATGCGCGCCGAGGGGCTCCGGATGCGGGACCTCCCGCTCTTCTCGCTCTCTATCAACCTCACCGTCTGGATGATGCTGTTTGCCTTCGCGGCGCTGCTGGCGGCGCTCGTGATTCTGGCCTCGGACCACATCATCGGGACGACGTACTTCCAGTACGCCAACGACGGGTCGACGATGGCGACCGACGCCGACAACCCCGGGGCCTCGCTGCTGTGGGCGCATCTGTTCTGGTTTTTCGGCCATCCGGAGGTGTACATCGTCTTCTTCCCCGCACTGGGCGTGATGGCAGAGTGCTTCCAGACGTTCACCGGCAGACGGCTCGTCGGCCGCAAGTGGTTCGTCGTCGCGATGGTGCTCGTGGCCGTCCAGAGCTTCGCCGTCTGGATGCACCACATGTTCCTGACCGGAATCAACCTCCCCATCAAGACGGTGTTCATGGCGACTACTATCGGCATCTCGCTGCCGTTCGACCTGATGGTGTTCTCGCTCGTCTACACGATGGCGAAAGGGCGGGTTCGGTTCACGACGCCGTTCCTCTTCTCGCTGGGCGCGCTGGTCCTGTTCATCGTCGGCGGCATCACCGGCGTCTTCCTGGGCGCCATCGTGCTCGACTACCAGTTCCGGGGGACCTACTGGGTGGTCGCGCACTTCCACTACGTGATGGTCGCCGGCGTGACGGCGCTGGTCGGCGGGCTCTACTACTGGTATCCGAAGATAACCGGGCGAATGTACGACGAGACGCTCGGCAAGCTCCACTTCGCGGTGTATTTCGTCGGCTTCAATCTCCTCTACTTCCCGATGTTCGTCGCCTGGGAGACCCCGCGGCGCGTCTTCGAGTACCCGTCGGGGCTCCAGCCCTACCACACGATGGCCACCGTCGGCGGCTTCGTCCTCGGTGCGAGCTTCCTCGTCATGTTCTACAACCTCTTTGCCTCGCTGTGGCGCGGTGCCGAGGCCGGCGAGAACCCCTGGGCGTACGCCAGAACCGCCGAGTGGGCGGTCGCTTCACCGCCGCCCCTGGAGAACTTCCCCGGCGTCCCGAGCTACGCCGACGGCTCGCTGTCCTTCCTCTCAGAGGCGGCGGTTGTCGAACGGACGCGGGGGCCAGAGGGTGTGGCCGCCGACGGCTCCGGAGCCGCGTCGGAACAGCGGTCCGGCGGCGGCGAGACGAGCGGCGCGGGACGGGGGTCGTCCGGTCGTCGTCCGGACGGTGGGACCGCGTCGGTGACGCGAACCCGTGCCACTGGAACGCCCTCGGCCCACGAAGCCACGGGCGGGGCCCACGCGAGCCACGCGAGTTTCTGGCCCGTTCTCGTCGGACTCGCCGGCTTCGTCACCTTCCTCGGGCTCTCGGGCGTCCGAACGGGGAGCGTGGTCTACGTCTCACTGGCCGCCGCGGGCGGGCTGGCGACGGTCGGCTCGCTGCTCGGCCTGACCCGCGAACCGTTCCACGCGCCGGAGATGGCTATCGCCGAGCGCTGGCCCTTCGCCCGCGTCGAGAAGCCGAAACTCGGGCTGTGGTTCTTCCTCGCCAGCGACATCGTCCTCTTTGGCGCGTTCGTCGGGTCCTACGCCTTCGTGCGGGTCGCCTACGGCTGGGAGGCGTGGCACGAGCTCGTTCCCGCCGCTCACGTCACCACGCCCGGCCTGATCAACACCTACCTGTTGCTCACGTCGAGCTTTCTGGTCGTGCTGGCGATGGTCGCCGCCGAGCGCGAGAGCCGCCGGGGGACCGTCGCCGCGCTCGCGGGTACGGTCGCGCTCGGTCTGGCTTTTCTGGGCAACAAGGCTCTGGAGTGGACCCACCTGTTCCACCTCACCAGCGGGCAGTTCCCGGACGGCTGGACCCTCTCGACGAACATCGCGTCGTCGACGTTCTACCTGACGACTGGCCTCCACGGCGCCCACGTCGTCGTCGGGCTGCTCATCTGTTCGTACATGACCGTGCGGGCGTGGAACGGGGCCTATCAGGGCGACGACAGCGCCATCGAGTACTTCGGGCTCTACTGGCACTTCGTGGACATCGTCTGGCTGTTCCTGTTCCCGCTGTTCTACATACTATGA
- a CDS encoding creatininase family protein — protein MHLSDATATDAEAVETDLALLPVGSTEQHGPHAPLGTDSLTAQAVADAAEAAYDSEVVVAPPIHVGVAEEHRDFAGTLWVSEDTFRDYVRETVASLAHHGWTQVVVVNGHGGNVGPLREVCARITRHDEADAWAFTWFDAVDAPEMGHGGPVETSLLQHTRPDLVRADRFEEAADGGADGWGEWVSGVNLAYDTSEFSENGCVGDPGEGSAERGDELLDEASEALAALLDRVARR, from the coding sequence ATGCACCTCAGCGACGCGACCGCTACCGACGCCGAGGCCGTCGAGACGGACCTCGCATTGCTCCCGGTCGGCAGCACCGAACAGCACGGCCCCCACGCGCCGCTGGGCACCGACTCGCTGACCGCACAGGCCGTCGCCGACGCCGCCGAAGCCGCCTACGACAGCGAAGTAGTCGTCGCTCCGCCGATACACGTCGGCGTCGCCGAGGAACACCGCGATTTCGCGGGGACGCTGTGGGTCAGCGAAGACACCTTCCGTGACTACGTCCGTGAGACGGTCGCCAGTCTGGCCCACCACGGCTGGACGCAGGTAGTCGTCGTCAACGGCCACGGCGGCAACGTCGGGCCGCTACGAGAGGTCTGTGCCCGGATCACGCGCCACGACGAGGCCGACGCGTGGGCCTTCACCTGGTTCGACGCCGTCGACGCGCCGGAGATGGGCCACGGCGGCCCCGTCGAGACCAGTCTCCTCCAGCACACCCGTCCGGACCTCGTCCGAGCGGACCGCTTCGAGGAGGCCGCCGACGGGGGTGCCGACGGCTGGGGCGAGTGGGTCAGCGGCGTCAATCTGGCCTACGACACGAGCGAATTCAGCGAGAACGGCTGTGTCGGCGACCCCGGCGAGGGGAGCGCCGAGCGGGGCGACGAGCTACTCGACGAGGCGAGCGAGGCGCTCGCGGCACTGCTCGACCGCGTCGCGCGACGGTGA
- the coxB gene encoding cytochrome c oxidase subunit II has translation MVSHSVSWGTLGPLLHGGDVRAPAEVFNSIFEVFLVLGTVVGVFVVVYTLYHAVKYRATDDSDPFADTVDRPRLGELPAGGSGGRKVFLSLGISAVIVVSLIGWTYMELSYIEDGPEVEGEEDIRITVEGYQFGWTFVYPNGYESTTLRVPRNRVVRLDVTSRDVFHNFGIPAFRVKADAIPGRTTSAWFTAEKTGTYEANCYELCGSGHSLMATDVEVMPQDAYTEWYSGTEPETTSGSANDSTSAEAASGTETPTGGGPA, from the coding sequence ATGGTGAGTCACTCGGTGTCATGGGGCACACTCGGTCCCCTACTCCACGGTGGTGACGTTCGCGCCCCAGCGGAGGTGTTCAACAGCATCTTCGAGGTGTTCCTGGTCCTCGGAACTGTGGTCGGCGTCTTCGTCGTCGTGTACACGTTGTATCACGCGGTCAAGTACCGAGCGACCGACGATTCGGACCCCTTCGCGGACACCGTCGACCGGCCGCGGCTGGGCGAGCTCCCCGCGGGTGGTTCGGGCGGGCGGAAGGTGTTCCTCTCTCTGGGCATCAGCGCCGTCATCGTCGTCTCGCTCATCGGCTGGACCTACATGGAGCTCTCATACATCGAGGACGGGCCAGAGGTCGAGGGCGAGGAGGATATCCGGATAACCGTCGAGGGGTACCAGTTCGGCTGGACGTTCGTCTACCCCAACGGCTACGAGAGCACGACGCTCCGAGTGCCCCGCAACCGCGTCGTCAGGCTGGACGTGACGTCCCGGGACGTGTTCCACAACTTCGGCATCCCGGCCTTCCGCGTCAAGGCCGACGCGATTCCCGGCCGGACCACCTCGGCGTGGTTCACCGCAGAGAAGACGGGAACCTACGAGGCCAACTGCTACGAACTGTGTGGGAGCGGACACTCCCTGATGGCCACCGACGTCGAAGTCATGCCCCAGGACGCCTACACCGAGTGGTACAGCGGGACGGAACCCGAGACGACCTCGGGAAGCGCCAACGACAGCACGAGTGCGGAGGCGGCGTCGGGGACCGAGACGCCGACGGGCGGTGGTCCGGCATGA
- a CDS encoding DUF6789 family protein — translation MPDTPPDIQETQDNDVVSSSEEFDNLRGILADGVIGAAGGLVGTAMMTVVFLIAQSVGAFALTDFAILTELLGLTAYVPAVLFGFVIFLGGGMFPWPLLFASLKTYLPGESSPIEGAFFGAAMWTGFVLAFYTDQTGLSLVLYAVLTLVAHVVYGLGLGAVFDYFESRPDSIV, via the coding sequence ATGCCAGACACGCCACCCGATATCCAGGAGACGCAGGACAACGACGTGGTGAGCTCCAGCGAGGAGTTCGACAACCTCCGGGGTATCCTCGCAGACGGCGTCATCGGTGCCGCCGGCGGGCTGGTCGGAACGGCGATGATGACCGTCGTCTTCCTCATCGCCCAGTCGGTAGGCGCCTTCGCACTCACCGACTTCGCCATCCTCACCGAACTGCTCGGGCTGACGGCGTACGTGCCGGCCGTCCTCTTTGGCTTCGTTATCTTCCTCGGCGGCGGGATGTTCCCCTGGCCGCTGCTGTTCGCGTCCCTGAAGACGTACCTCCCCGGCGAGTCGAGTCCGATCGAGGGCGCGTTCTTCGGCGCGGCGATGTGGACCGGCTTCGTGTTGGCCTTCTACACCGACCAGACCGGGCTCTCGCTGGTACTGTACGCCGTCCTGACGCTGGTGGCACACGTCGTCTACGGGCTCGGGCTCGGCGCGGTGTTCGACTACTTCGAGAGCCGACCGGACTCTATCGTCTGA
- a CDS encoding cytochrome C oxidase subunit IV family protein produces MNWKGYTAVYVLLFALATAQAVVELAGYVDSAYWVAFGAILSLSVVKAVAVAAYYQHLRWEPRSVSYLVLGGVAGALALTAAAAYSIV; encoded by the coding sequence ATGAACTGGAAAGGATACACCGCGGTCTACGTCCTGTTGTTCGCCCTCGCGACTGCCCAGGCCGTCGTCGAGCTCGCGGGCTACGTCGACAGCGCCTACTGGGTCGCCTTCGGCGCCATCCTGTCGCTGTCGGTCGTCAAAGCCGTCGCCGTCGCTGCCTACTACCAGCATCTGCGCTGGGAGCCCCGATCGGTGAGCTATCTCGTGCTCGGTGGAGTCGCCGGCGCGCTGGCTCTGACTGCCGCTGCGGCGTACTCGATAGTGTGA
- a CDS encoding DUF7544 domain-containing protein has product MPLHAIDDIGDAIDATKSFLLPFAAKTWLKLAVVVFFIGGGGGGFNGLQNVGNFGGQDQPADGGQSFPDGAPTTVDGVLAEFGTELFVIIGLALSLVLVFALLSNLMEFVFVQSLVSREVHVRRYLRENVGNGLRLLVFRLALTALSLLLVVGFLYTVFVTAFGGNVDNITVEGVFAILPLAIVFFLVVGLFQGLATGFTNMFVIPMMLTSDRGVLASWKRLLGSMRRNVKQYLAYLAFSVVLAIGVGIIASILGFVATVLVAIPFVLVAAVCWFFSHWVGLAGGTLVLALFAVMVVLFVLMLLLVTSLIQVPLQAFLRYYAMLVLGDIDEPLDPLPEVRSDIRADEFDDGEPPAADGV; this is encoded by the coding sequence ATGCCCCTCCACGCAATCGACGATATCGGCGACGCGATAGACGCGACGAAGTCGTTCCTGTTACCCTTCGCCGCCAAGACCTGGCTCAAACTGGCGGTCGTCGTCTTCTTCATCGGCGGCGGTGGCGGCGGGTTCAACGGGCTCCAGAACGTCGGAAACTTCGGTGGGCAGGACCAGCCGGCCGACGGCGGCCAGTCCTTCCCCGACGGGGCCCCGACGACGGTCGACGGCGTGTTGGCCGAGTTCGGGACGGAGCTGTTCGTCATCATCGGTCTGGCACTGTCGCTCGTGCTCGTTTTCGCGCTCCTAAGCAACCTCATGGAGTTCGTCTTCGTCCAGTCGCTCGTCTCCCGTGAAGTCCACGTCCGACGGTACCTCCGCGAGAACGTCGGCAACGGCCTGCGGCTGCTCGTGTTCCGACTGGCCCTGACGGCGCTCTCGCTCCTGCTCGTCGTCGGCTTTCTCTACACCGTCTTCGTCACCGCCTTCGGCGGGAACGTAGACAACATCACCGTCGAGGGGGTGTTCGCCATCCTCCCCCTGGCCATCGTCTTCTTCCTCGTCGTCGGGCTCTTCCAGGGCCTCGCGACCGGCTTTACCAACATGTTCGTGATTCCGATGATGCTCACGAGCGACCGCGGGGTGCTCGCGAGCTGGAAGCGCCTTCTGGGGTCGATGCGCCGAAACGTCAAGCAGTATCTCGCGTATCTCGCCTTCTCCGTCGTGCTGGCAATCGGCGTCGGTATCATCGCGAGTATCCTCGGGTTCGTCGCAACCGTGCTCGTCGCGATTCCGTTCGTTCTGGTGGCCGCAGTTTGCTGGTTCTTCTCCCACTGGGTCGGGCTCGCCGGCGGGACGCTCGTGCTGGCGCTCTTCGCCGTCATGGTCGTGCTGTTTGTCCTGATGCTCCTGCTGGTGACCTCCCTCATCCAGGTCCCGCTGCAGGCGTTCCTGCGCTACTACGCGATGCTCGTGCTGGGTGACATCGACGAGCCCCTGGACCCGCTGCCCGAGGTTCGAAGCGATATCCGGGCGGACGAGTTCGACGACGGGGAGCCGCCGGCGGCCGACGGCGTCTGA